The sequence below is a genomic window from Saccopteryx leptura isolate mSacLep1 chromosome 3, mSacLep1_pri_phased_curated, whole genome shotgun sequence.
gcaccccctcccaccccaaccccgGGAAGTGGGCCCGCGGCGCAGCTTCCTGCCGCTGTCCATCTGCCGGCGGGTGCCTACCCCAGGGGGAGCGAGCGGGTCGGGGCGCGACCCCGGGGCCCCGGGCGGGTGTTGCGGGCGTCCACGGGGGCTGGTGGTGCCTGCGCGCTCACCTGCCCCACCCGCCGCCCGCAGTGACCCAGATAACGTGGTGCTGTGCCTGCTAGCCGCGGACGAGGACGACGACAGGGATGTGGCTCTGCAGATCCACTTTACCCTGATTCAGGCGTTCTGCTGCGAGAACGACATCAACATCCTGCGCGTCAGCAACCCGGGCCGCCTGGCCAAGCTCCTGCTCCTGGAGACCGACGCGAGTCCCGGGACGAGCGAGGGCGCAGAGCAGCCCCCGGACCTCCACTGCGTGCTGGTGACGGTGAGGGACCAGGGGTCTGCGTGCTGGTCGGGGTTAGAGTCCTGCAAGAAAGTGAGCCGGGGCGGAGAGTCGCCTGACTGCAGAGTGGAACGGGTGGCGGCCAAGAGCGTGGCTACCTTTGTCCCCTTAAAGAGTGGCTGGACTTTCAGCTGAGATGTGCCGGTTTCATCATCAGGATTTTCTCTGGTACAGAACGTGTCTAAGCATGTTGAAGGCTGCCAGCAGCGGAAGAGATCCTTATGAGTCAGCACTGTCGGCCCAGCTACTCCCTACCTACATCTGCACTACCTCCCCGTGACTAATTCCTTTAGCAGGGCCGATTAGATAAAGCCAAATAAATTCCTGGCTCACTCTCATTAAGGAGTCAGCTTCATTCTCTGCCAGTCAAAGCTAAAAATAGAAATGGTGTAGGAGACAGACCTCATTAATTCCCTagaaatacattaagaagatagagtggaaattttttctttgcaatcttggaatttttttaagtggagctttttttttttcttcttcttcctgatAAAAACGTTTGGTTGGTAGATAACTTGTGGTTGTAGAGGCACATGTGATAGCTTTGTCTTTTACATTTCACTACTTTTTGGCTGGTCTAGTTAAGTGGCAGCctaattttgcaacttttttgctactcctgaaaaatacaaaatactactCTGTCTTTTGGGACAATAACAGGTGGCAATTCTAGTGAACTGTTATATGCAGCTCTCACATTGTGAGCACAGCATGGAAAtatttctcagttgtttcattcaGGTTTCTACCACATTATAAGTCTGGTAAGACAGACCCATCCATACTCTTGTGCAAAACTGAATGAATATTGTCATGCAAACATGTATATAGCTCAGCAGATTGCATTAGTTTCAACTTTGCAGTGCAGAGTTTAGTACAGAATGACCTTTAATGATATTGCAGGAAACCAAACTACCtggaagaaattttattttttatggttgtaACTGGTCTCCATGTCACACAGCCAAAGTATAGAATGTTCAAGTGTCTTTCTCTCAAAAGTAGCATAACTATTAGCAAATGCTGGTTTTTAAAtggtaaattaatttttttttaatttgtttctagaATCCACATTCATCACAATGGAAGGATCCTGCCTTAAGTCAACTTATTTGTTTTTGCCGGGAAAGTCGCTACATGGATCAGTGGGTTCCAGTGATTAATCTCCCTGAACGGTGATGGCATCCAAATGAAAATAACTGAACCAAATTGCACTGAAGTTTTGAAATACCTTTGTAGTTACTCAAGCAGTTACTCCCTACACTGATGCAAGGATTACAGAAACTGATGTCAAGGGGCTGAGTTCAACTACACGCTCTGGGGGCCCGGAGTTAGATGACTTTGCAGAATGAAAGAGGTGAAAATGAAGAAGGAAACTGTGTTGAAACAGAAATACAAGGCgaacaaaaattacaaagaacCAGGAAGGAAGGAACACAAGCTATGTATTAATTTAGGATGGTTgtgttaatatttaattaaaccaAATATGCTTAGTTAAAGTTTAAATGTGCGGCAGTAGTTTGGGTACTTTTGGTTTATATGCCCtcaagcaaaagaaaagcagaaagggttaatcatattttaaaaccatattttattgtattttgatgAGATGTTAAATTCTcaaagttttattataaattgcACTAAGTTATTTTATGACATGAAAGGTTATTTATGctataaaatttttgaaacaatACCTACAATAAACTGGTATGGAATTATTGCATTTCTTAATGTgtgcttttgttgtttttaacttagattttatttatttttgtttttttaatatgaacATTTCAGAAATCATACATAGATATGTAtgtctgtatatagatatatatatctatgtatatgtatttatatggggttttttttctacttttaaacaTTTgggctataattttattttttattctttatttaacatattttactGATGGCCCACTCTATACTATGTACAAAGTCagaaaataaaggtgatttaagaTGAGTTGGAGTTGCAGTTAGGGAAAAGAAATATTAGAGATCATTCTTGCAAGTCTGAAGAGAATACCGTTCAAAGATTTAAGTGCTACAATGAAATTATATGCAAAATGCTAAGGAAGCAAAGAGGAGAGAGTGGCTAAAGTTACCTGCAAGACAAGTGATGTTTTTATGGGGAAAGGTCATTTTATGTCGGTCTTAAAACATGAGTTCTATCTCCCCAGCTGAAGAGAGTAAAAGGATATAGCTGACAATAACACTAGTTTGTGCAAATGTGTGGAGGCCTGCAAGACCAAAACCTGTTGGGAACAAAGGGTGATTTGGTGTGTGCCTCTGGTGTGGAAAGATAGTGAGAGATACAGTTGAAAATGTAGGTGGGGATGCAGCTCAGACTGAAGGGCGTTCTGTGTCACCCTTAGGTTTGGGCTTCCTTCTGTAAACTTGGGGCAGTGTGCACAGGCCTTCACGCAGGGAGTGACGTGGTCGGTGTTCTGGGAAGATAACACTGGGGACTGTGAAAGACGGGTTATTGGGACAAGAGGCTGTAGGTAAGCAGGTCAATTAGGAAGTGACTAGCAGTCTGGGCTGTGCATTTTGCAGAACCATACTTCCAGAACAAACAGGGAAGTGGCCTGGCAGAGTTCTGGTGCCCTTATTCTCTTTTTGAGAGCTGTGTGCCTTCCAGCTGACATTTCTGCTGTGGTCTGAGGGGTCTAGTTAAATTATGTCGGATGGGAgagatggggaaaaaaagcaaaagaccAGCAAAACAGTCATCCTTTAGTTGGAACAATCACTTGATAATTAACTGCAACAGCCTCTTGTAGAGATAGCCAAAGAAAGCCAAACTGCGTACTGAGGCAAAACCTAACATAGCTTTTGTCCACAGAAGTTTCGCCTTCTTAAACTACCCTCCATGGCTCCCCTGACATCTGTCTCCCATCCTTGTCAGTAACTATGTGCAATCAGCAAATATTAAAATcacaggaggaagaaaaaacaactaataataaaaaactcCAAGTTTCTGCTTAGTTTATGAATAACATAGGCCCATGAGCCCTTCACCTTGcaattaagtttgttttttcaCATCTGTAAGAAATGTGGGTTTTTAGGCCTTGTATTTTATGTAAGCCAGTTCTCAATCCAAAACATGGCTggtatttaatatttgtttcttatatTACCAAAGGATTGGGGGCAGTgaattttaaacagatttttttaaccTTCCCACTAAAGTAAGGATTTTCAATTCTTTTCCACAATTACCTAAAAACTCT
It includes:
- the GADD45A gene encoding growth arrest and DNA damage-inducible protein GADD45 alpha yields the protein MTLEEFSAGDQKTERMDKVGDALEEVLSKALSQRTITVGVYEAAKLLNVDPDNVVLCLLAADEDDDRDVALQIHFTLIQAFCCENDINILRVSNPGRLAKLLLLETDASPGTSEGAEQPPDLHCVLVTNPHSSQWKDPALSQLICFCRESRYMDQWVPVINLPER